The stretch of DNA GCCCCGGACTTTTCCCCAAACCAGCGTGGCGATGACCGGCACGCATGACACGCCGACCATCACAGGCTGGTGGCGCGGGCGCGACCTGGCCTGGGACCGGGCGCTGGGCCGCCGCACACCGCGTGCCCTCGCCATGGCCGAGGTCGAAAGGGCGGTGGACCGCAATGCCCTATGGTCCGCCGTGGGGAAGCCCGGCCCTGTGCCCGCGCGTGACGATCCTGCGCCGGTCGTCGACGCCGCGCTGGCCCATATCGGCAGCGCAGGCTCGGCGCTGGCCATCGTTCCGCTCGAGGATGTTCTGGGGCTCGAGGAACAGCCCAACCTGCCCGGCACCACCGACGAGCACCCCAACTGGCGCCGCCGCCTGCCCGCTCCTTTCGAGGATCTGGCCGCCCAGCCCGCCATCGCCCGCCGCCTCGACCAGCTTGACCGGAGCCGCCGCGCATGACGCCTTCCTTCCCCACCGCCACCTATCGCCTGCAACTGCACGCCGGTTTCACCTTTGCCGACGCCGAGGCCGTGGTGCCCTATCTGGCAACTCTGGGGATCAGCCATCTCTATGCCTCGCCGATTGCCATGGCTGCGCCGGGGTCGCTGCATGGCTATGACGGGACCGATCCGCGCCGCATCAACCCCGAGCTGGGCGGCGAGGAAGGGCTGATCAGGCTGGTCGCGGCGCTGCGGAAGCGGGACATGGGGCTGATCGTCGATATCGTGCCCAACCATCTGGGCGTGGCGGGTGACAGCAACGCGCTGTGGCTGGATGTTTTGGCCAAAGGCCGAGCCAGCGAATATGCGGCGCTGTTCGATATCGACTGGGATCGCCCGATAGCTCTACCGGTCCTGGATGGCCCGCTGGAAGAGGTCATCGCCGCCGGGCGGTTGGCTCTGATGGCGGGAGGCCTGCAACTGGATGGCGGAGTGACCTATCCGCTGCGCCTCGACGATCCTGGGGTGCCGGATGGGGCATCGCCTGACGATCCCGAAACCGTCCGGGCCGTAACACTGCGCCAGCACTACCGGTTGATCCACTGGCGCGCGGCCAATGATCGGCTCAACTGGCGGCGGTTTTTCGCGATCAACGATCTGGCCGGGGTGCGGGTAGAGGATGAGACGGTCTTCACCTTTACCCATGGCCTGATCCTCGACCTTTTCGCGCGCGGGCTGATTGATGGGGTGCGGGTCGATCATGTCGATGGCCTGAGCGATCCCACCGCCTATTGCCGCCGTCTGCGCCAGCATCTGGAAATGGCCGGAGGTGGCCGCGTGCCCTATGTCGTGGTCGAGAAAATTCTCGCCACCGAAGAACATCTGCCCCCTGAATGGCCGGTTGAAGGCACCACCGGCTATGACTTTATGCGCGAGGTCAGCGGGCTGCTGCATGACCCCAGAGGTATGAGGCAACTCGCCACGCTCTGGGCGCGGATCAGTGGGCGCCCCGCCGATTTTGAGGCAGAGGCAAGGCAAGGGCGCCGCGATATGCTGTGCTGGCAATTCGAGGGACAGCTCAATGCCTGCCTCGACAGCATGGCGGCATTGGCTGGCGATATCCCAACGCGCGGCATGCTGCGCCGCGCGGTCGAAGCGCTGCTTGAGGTGTTTCCAGCCTATCGCACCTATGGCACCGGCAGCGCTGCCCTGCCCGGCGATGCACCCTGGCGCAAAGCGGCGCGCAAGGCGATGCGCGTACCTCCCGGTGAGGGCTGGGTCGCCGATCTGATCCTTTCATGGCTGGCAGGAGACGGGCATGCCAACCCGGCGCTCAAAGCCAAAGCCGTCCGCCGTTTCCAGCAGCTAAGCGCCCCCATCGCCGCCAAGGGTGTGGAGGACACCGCTTTCTATCGCCATGGCGCGCTGCTTTCGGCCAATGATGTGGGGTTCGATCCGGCACAGCCCGCTTTGTCGGTCGATGGCTTCCATCGCGCGATCGAGCATCGCGCCCGCCATCACCCTCACGCCATGCTGACCCTGGCCACCCATGATCACAAGCGCGGCCCGGATGCGCGGGCGCGGCTGTCGGTGCTGAGCACCATCCCTGGCGTGTGGGAAGACACCGTACAGCGCTGGATCGCTCTGGCTGCGCCTGTTTCGCAAGGTGTCGATCCGGGCGATCTCTATCTGCTGTTTCAGGCGCTCATCGGCGCATGGGCGGGCAGTTTCGACGAAAACCTGCTCAGCCGCCTTCAGGACTGGCAACGCAAGGCCCTGCGCGAGGCGCGGTTGCGCTCCTCATGGGAGGCGCCCGATGAGGCCTATGAGGGGCTCTGCCTTGATCTGAGCGCAGCCTTGTTGGGCGATGGCGCGTTTCGCGACAGTTTCGCACGTTTTATGGAGACGCTAAAAGCCCCGGCGCTCGCCGCCAGCCTGGCCCAGAGTGCCCTGCATCATCTGGTGCCCGGTGTCCCCGATCTCTATCAGGGCAGCGAATGTGCCGATCTCAGCATGGTCGATCCCGACAACCGCTGCCCGGTCGATTTCGCAAGGCGTTCAGCACTGCTGTCCGACCCTGCGGGTGATGCGAAATTCGCGTTGATTGCCCATCTTCTGAGGCTGCGGCGTGGAGGGCATGCGCTGGCGCAAGGTGACTATCACCCGCTGGAGGTCACCGGACGCCGCTCCGACCATCTGGTGGCCTTCCTGCGCCGCCATGGCGAGGAGATGCTGTGCTGTATGATCGCCATCCGGCTGGGCAAAGTGCTGCTGGGCAGCGATGGCGCCTGCCCTCCCGCCCAATGGTGGGAGGACACGGCCGTTC from Novosphingobium sp. encodes:
- the treY gene encoding malto-oligosyltrehalose synthase: MTPSFPTATYRLQLHAGFTFADAEAVVPYLATLGISHLYASPIAMAAPGSLHGYDGTDPRRINPELGGEEGLIRLVAALRKRDMGLIVDIVPNHLGVAGDSNALWLDVLAKGRASEYAALFDIDWDRPIALPVLDGPLEEVIAAGRLALMAGGLQLDGGVTYPLRLDDPGVPDGASPDDPETVRAVTLRQHYRLIHWRAANDRLNWRRFFAINDLAGVRVEDETVFTFTHGLILDLFARGLIDGVRVDHVDGLSDPTAYCRRLRQHLEMAGGGRVPYVVVEKILATEEHLPPEWPVEGTTGYDFMREVSGLLHDPRGMRQLATLWARISGRPADFEAEARQGRRDMLCWQFEGQLNACLDSMAALAGDIPTRGMLRRAVEALLEVFPAYRTYGTGSAALPGDAPWRKAARKAMRVPPGEGWVADLILSWLAGDGHANPALKAKAVRRFQQLSAPIAAKGVEDTAFYRHGALLSANDVGFDPAQPALSVDGFHRAIEHRARHHPHAMLTLATHDHKRGPDARARLSVLSTIPGVWEDTVQRWIALAAPVSQGVDPGDLYLLFQALIGAWAGSFDENLLSRLQDWQRKALREARLRSSWEAPDEAYEGLCLDLSAALLGDGAFRDSFARFMETLKAPALAASLAQSALHHLVPGVPDLYQGSECADLSMVDPDNRCPVDFARRSALLSDPAGDAKFALIAHLLRLRRGGHALAQGDYHPLEVTGRRSDHLVAFLRRHGEEMLCCMIAIRLGKVLLGSDGACPPAQWWEDTAVHHDGQAWLARDLLPDRVWSVMSL